Proteins from a single region of Candidatus Brocadiia bacterium:
- the fabG gene encoding 3-oxoacyl-[acyl-carrier-protein] reductase, protein MSYELKDKTAIVTGGGRGIGREIALALAVQGANLVLVDVDEATLNQTAADIQAKGVKALPIKADVTSAADADRVADEANKALGRIDILVNNAGITRDNLIMRMKEDEWDRVIAINLKGTFNFTKAVSRYMMKARSGRIVNIASIIGIGGNVGQANYAASKGGVIALTKSAAKEFAPRNINVNAVAPGFIQTAMTEVLNDEVKNKMMERIPLQRLGTTKDVADAVLFLVSDASSYITGQVLVVDGGMVM, encoded by the coding sequence ATGAGTTATGAATTAAAGGATAAAACAGCTATCGTCACCGGCGGCGGCCGCGGCATCGGGCGCGAAATCGCCCTGGCCCTGGCCGTCCAAGGCGCCAACCTGGTCCTGGTCGACGTCGATGAAGCCACCCTCAACCAAACCGCTGCGGATATCCAGGCCAAGGGCGTAAAAGCCCTGCCCATCAAGGCCGATGTCACCAGCGCCGCTGACGCCGACCGGGTGGCCGACGAGGCCAACAAGGCCCTGGGCCGGATAGATATCCTGGTCAATAACGCCGGCATCACCCGCGACAACCTGATTATGCGCATGAAGGAAGACGAATGGGACCGGGTCATCGCCATCAACCTCAAAGGCACATTTAACTTTACTAAAGCCGTGTCCCGTTATATGATGAAGGCTCGTTCGGGCCGGATTGTCAATATCGCCTCGATTATCGGCATTGGAGGCAATGTCGGCCAGGCTAACTACGCCGCTTCCAAGGGCGGGGTTATTGCCCTGACCAAATCGGCGGCCAAGGAGTTCGCCCCGCGCAATATCAACGTCAATGCCGTGGCTCCGGGATTCATCCAGACGGCTATGACCGAGGTCCTGAACGACGAGGTCAAGAACAAAATGATGGAACGCATCCCGCTCCAGCGGCTAGGCACCACCAAGGACGTAGCCGACGCGGTGCTGTTCCTGGTATCGGACGCTTCCAGCTACATCACCGGCCAGGTGCTGGTGGTGGACGGCGGGATGGTGATGTAA